CAACCCTCTCATTTTCAGCAGATTCTTCTGCTGATGTTTGAGTGATCCCCTTTGAGGAAGTAATTTATTCGAAGGTTAAAGAGAATGGAGCCTAACCAACTGCTCTGTTTCATCCAGGCTAGAAAACCTTGTCCGTGGCTGCTACGTGGAGTTAGTAAACTCCTGTGATACCGTCACCCTCACTAACCCACAGTAAGCCTGTCATTTGTTCAATTATTtgccagacacacaaacagggagtACAACTCTCAGATTATATATTTTAGGGACAGGAGAGTAATGGGGCTTGGATCCCAGCCATAAAGGTGCTGGGTTCAATTCCCCATGTCGTCAGTTGGCATCTTCGACCAAGATGCccgctaacccctacctgcgccTTAATGACAGGTTTCTAAAACTCATTTGAATTCCTTTTGGATAAAGCGTCAAAGCGTCTATAAAGCAAATTTATTAAACCATACTTAGGCTATCATAGTTCATGTTTTCTTACCCCATCAGTGTGTTCAATTTGGGGACAATAGGTTACATAGTTATCAATAGTTATTCCTATCTTCAGGTTGTACATCGAAAGAGGGCGTTGCAGTGTCCCCCTGGCCCTCAACCTGGGACCGAAATCCAGCAAAATGGCTACATTCGTCAAGACCAGCGGCACGGCCACCGGTGCGGTGGGCGTCCTTACCTACGACCTGGTGAAAGCCGAAGCGCAGAGCAACGCCCGTAATATTCAACTCAAGCTGGCCGTCATGTACTCTGTGCCCTTTAACCGTAACAGTTATACAAACTGGTTTGCCATTGGCCTCATGAATAGCCAAACTAACTGCTGCAAAGAGCTCTACTCCCGTATGTACTACAATGAAGTAGTACATTATGGTGATTTTGTCCGTGCCAAAGGGGGTGGCAGCAGCctacaaaaagagagagaccatgTTGTGGTCCAAGCCAGCATGTCCAACACCGGCACGGCCATGCTGAGGGTTGAAGTCACTGAAAAATAGAGCAGGGCGGTTAatcaatttttattcataattcgAATTGATGGTCTAGGACgatctttttaaataaaaatctataaaaaaataaataaagataaaatttaacttttttattttttatcaagtGCAGTGATTTTAATCTGGTATTTACAGTAGCACCACCACTTCCTTCTCTGAGGTCCCGTGGTCCATAGTAACGCCCCCTCCTCTTTAGAAAAAGTAAAATATCAACATGGCAGAATGCGCTGATAAAAGTGAGTATGTAGAGATTGCCTAAAGTCTGTGGCAACCAAACTGAAGCATGCAGCAGAGTAGGAGatgtgtgttatttattttgcttttgttAATCATTGTTATTCTTCAAATACAATCCAAACTTATAAAACGGGTTTAGTTGGAAAAAATCTGAGATACATTTTTTAggccaaatcgcccagccctagtgacAACAAAGAGAAGAAGGATGGCCCTGTGTGAATACCCCCTGTAGACTAAACTATATCAATCAGATGGTCGTCATTCATTAAAGCCTTGACCATGATAATTAAGTGTTGTGTCATTCATTACACGTATctaatgcctcgtttccaccgagcagtgcggtacggttcggtgcGGTTAGATTATATTGGCGCTTTCTCCTCTAAAACTTGGGCAGGGTCCCAAAAATAAGCAGGCTGAGCCATGCTGAGCTGCGCTGAACCACGCTGAGCCTCCTATTTTCGGTACTCCTCCATTGGGGTACCAAGTAGGGATGGG
Above is a window of Gadus morhua chromosome 15, gadMor3.0, whole genome shotgun sequence DNA encoding:
- the LOC115560449 gene encoding DELTA-sagatoxin-Srs1a-like isoform X2, which translates into the protein MAGIYPQLVRGCYVELVNSCDTVTLTNPQLYIERGRCSVPLALNLGPKSSKMATFVKTSGTATGAVGVLTYDLVKAEAQSNARNIQLKLAVMYSVPFNRNSYTNWFAIGLMNSQTNCCKELYSRMYYNEVVHYGDFVRAKGGGSSLQKERDHVVVQASMSNTGTAMLRVEVTEK
- the LOC115560449 gene encoding DELTA-sagatoxin-Srs1a-like isoform X1, which encodes MAGIYPQLENLVRGCYVELVNSCDTVTLTNPQLYIERGRCSVPLALNLGPKSSKMATFVKTSGTATGAVGVLTYDLVKAEAQSNARNIQLKLAVMYSVPFNRNSYTNWFAIGLMNSQTNCCKELYSRMYYNEVVHYGDFVRAKGGGSSLQKERDHVVVQASMSNTGTAMLRVEVTEK